One Akkermansiaceae bacterium genomic region harbors:
- a CDS encoding sulfatase-like hydrolase/transferase: protein MKNTFLSKITLLGLSLLGLSSAFADTRPNIVVFLADDMGWGDASCYGSDKIVSPNIDKLASQGVRFTQAYAACGVCSPSRSAILTGRTPYRNGVWEHLSGNGPAHLRSSEITYPKLLKQAGYETCHVGKWHLNSRQQFNNPEYPQPGDHGYDYWMSTHNNAHPSHKNPDNFIRNGKPVGKVNGFSAPFVAKEAIHWLNEIRNPEKPFVLSIWVHEPHLPIATDKPFLAHYGDDPKARYYGNITQLDYALGQVMDTLEKNGLANNTLLIFTSDNGPEGSAKKGGSTGGLSGRKRDDLEGGIRVPGIVRWPGHIKPGTVSSVPVIGSDIFTTVLEAAGVPIPTDRTIDGASMVPAFSGMPVKRSVPLFWRTHVSDPSCRVAVRVGDWKLVANDAMDKFQLFNIGEDPGEQKNLAEAMPEKLDELKKLMQETWKDIEKEGPSEWWRECKRKPKGNGRLPY from the coding sequence ATGAAAAATACATTCCTGTCAAAAATCACCCTGCTTGGACTTTCCTTGTTAGGGCTGTCTTCCGCCTTCGCCGATACGCGTCCTAATATTGTTGTCTTTTTAGCCGATGACATGGGCTGGGGCGATGCCAGTTGCTACGGCAGCGATAAAATCGTCAGCCCTAACATCGATAAACTGGCGTCCCAGGGGGTGCGTTTTACCCAGGCCTATGCGGCGTGTGGCGTCTGTTCACCATCGCGGTCGGCGATCCTCACCGGACGCACGCCTTACCGCAATGGTGTTTGGGAACACCTGTCGGGAAATGGCCCCGCCCATTTGCGGTCTTCCGAGATCACTTATCCCAAGCTGCTCAAGCAGGCCGGGTATGAAACTTGCCATGTCGGCAAATGGCACCTCAACTCCAGGCAACAATTCAATAACCCCGAGTATCCGCAGCCGGGCGACCATGGTTACGATTACTGGATGTCCACCCACAACAACGCGCACCCAAGCCACAAGAACCCTGACAATTTTATCCGCAATGGTAAACCGGTCGGCAAAGTGAATGGTTTTTCAGCTCCATTCGTGGCCAAGGAGGCGATTCATTGGCTCAATGAGATCCGCAATCCGGAAAAGCCATTCGTGCTCTCCATCTGGGTGCACGAGCCGCATCTGCCGATTGCCACGGATAAGCCATTCCTCGCCCACTACGGGGACGATCCAAAAGCGAGGTATTACGGCAACATCACCCAGCTGGACTACGCCCTGGGGCAAGTCATGGATACTCTGGAGAAAAATGGACTGGCAAACAACACGCTGCTGATTTTCACCTCGGACAACGGCCCCGAAGGCAGTGCCAAAAAGGGTGGCTCTACCGGTGGTCTCAGCGGTCGTAAACGCGACGATCTCGAAGGCGGTATCCGCGTGCCCGGCATCGTGCGCTGGCCAGGCCACATCAAGCCTGGTACGGTTAGCTCGGTCCCTGTGATCGGCTCGGACATCTTTACCACGGTGTTAGAAGCGGCGGGCGTTCCCATCCCCACCGACCGCACCATCGACGGCGCCAGCATGGTTCCCGCTTTTTCAGGGATGCCGGTGAAACGCAGCGTGCCGCTCTTCTGGCGCACCCATGTCTCCGACCCGTCGTGTCGGGTCGCCGTCCGGGTAGGCGACTGGAAACTCGTTGCCAACGATGCCATGGACAAGTTCCAGCTCTTCAACATCGGGGAGGACCCCGGCGAACAGAAAAACCTCGCCGAGGCCATGCCGGAGAAACTGGATGAACTCAAAAAACTCATGCAGGAAACCTGGAAGGACATCGAAAAAGAAGGCCCCAGCGAGTGGTGGAGGGAATGCAAAAGAAAACCGAAGGGGAACGGTAGGCTTCCTTATTAA
- a CDS encoding sulfatase codes for MKQLFLIPALTILAVSSAFAERKPNIIFLLSDDQSSYSVGCYGNTDVKTPQMDRLGRDGMIFERHYDTTAICMASRANILTGMYEYKTGTNFEHGNMKPETWAQSYPVLLRKAGYFTAFAGKFGIIVTGKGLCEDDFDLWGGGPGQTMYQTAKNKSMAKYAKEFPHSTLSYGAFGRDAIREAVKLKKPLCLSISFKAPHMPATPDPRFDEVYAGKKFTKPANFGRASAANRAPQSKQGRQYERFESWNYDKDYDGVMRKYHQQIYAIDVAVGMIRDEVEAQGIADNTVIIYTSDNGFICGSHGYGSKVLPMEEASRVPLMIYDPRVKTSGQKLRTRRLTGNIDFAPTILELAGLPVAENMDGKSLLPTLNDPTQGGHEKLTLMNVFGPNPTKAMSTVDGRYKYTFWWYGNDSMEPAEELYDLEKDPLERVNLAGNPEHAPTLQMMRKKYDESFQHLKNNAVTYNNYQQYAVLFDRNIPVAEKPTKKSAKEPRRKRKKK; via the coding sequence ATGAAACAACTATTCTTGATCCCCGCGCTGACGATACTGGCTGTTAGCAGTGCCTTTGCAGAACGGAAGCCCAACATCATCTTTCTACTGTCTGACGATCAGAGCAGCTATTCAGTCGGCTGTTATGGCAACACCGATGTGAAAACCCCGCAGATGGACAGGCTGGGCCGGGATGGCATGATCTTTGAGCGCCACTACGATACCACCGCCATCTGTATGGCGAGCCGGGCCAATATCCTTACCGGAATGTATGAATACAAGACCGGCACCAATTTTGAACATGGGAATATGAAGCCTGAAACATGGGCGCAATCCTATCCCGTCTTACTGCGCAAGGCTGGCTATTTCACCGCTTTTGCCGGCAAGTTTGGCATCATCGTTACAGGGAAAGGCCTGTGTGAAGACGACTTCGACCTGTGGGGCGGTGGACCAGGCCAGACGATGTACCAGACGGCCAAAAACAAATCGATGGCGAAGTATGCCAAGGAATTTCCTCACTCGACCTTGTCCTACGGTGCCTTCGGTCGCGATGCCATCCGTGAGGCGGTGAAACTGAAGAAACCCCTGTGTTTATCGATCAGCTTCAAAGCACCCCACATGCCCGCGACTCCTGATCCTCGTTTTGATGAAGTTTATGCGGGAAAAAAATTCACCAAACCTGCGAACTTTGGTCGAGCCAGCGCTGCAAACCGTGCGCCACAGAGTAAACAAGGCCGACAGTATGAGCGTTTTGAAAGTTGGAATTACGACAAGGATTACGACGGTGTCATGCGGAAATACCATCAGCAAATTTATGCGATCGATGTCGCCGTGGGCATGATCCGCGACGAAGTCGAAGCCCAGGGCATCGCCGATAACACCGTCATTATTTACACCAGCGACAACGGCTTCATCTGCGGCTCGCACGGCTACGGCTCGAAGGTCCTACCCATGGAGGAAGCCTCGCGGGTGCCACTGATGATTTACGATCCCCGTGTTAAAACCTCAGGGCAGAAACTCCGCACGCGTAGACTGACAGGCAACATCGATTTCGCCCCCACGATTCTGGAGCTTGCCGGATTGCCCGTGGCGGAAAACATGGATGGCAAAAGTTTGTTGCCCACCCTGAACGATCCCACCCAAGGAGGACATGAGAAGTTGACGTTGATGAATGTCTTCGGGCCTAATCCCACCAAAGCCATGAGTACGGTGGACGGTCGCTACAAGTACACTTTCTGGTGGTATGGCAACGACAGCATGGAGCCTGCCGAGGAGCTGTATGACCTGGAAAAAGATCCGCTGGAACGGGTTAACCTCGCTGGCAATCCAGAGCATGCACCTACCTTGCAAATGATGCGTAAGAAATACGATGAGAGTTTCCAGCACCTGAAAAACAACGCCGTCACCTACAACAATTACCAGCAGTATGCTGTGCTGTTTGACCGGAACATTCCAGTGGCTGAAAAACCGACCAAGAAGTCGGCGAAGGAGCCTAGGAGAAAACGGAAAAAGAAATGA
- a CDS encoding alpha-L-fucosidase, protein MKIPITTMSALCLLGATALAAEIKPTWESLAKNYHVPEWFQDGKIGVWTHWGVPSAIDENRPNDGSHYGRRMYGPNAGETGGQLKMSEELAKFHTIRYGPPSEFGYEKLVPLLKAEKWDPDALVRFFKDNGARFVMPVATHHDNFDMYDSIHPWNSVAMGPKRDTLKEWKQAAVKHGLKFGVSTHLYWSPRFFNNARKYQKEGTLAWKLFNMDYDPKGYSKQDSWNQHWYDRCWDVIEKYDPDMFNVDSPYPTLKTGKGLGVKLFTDFIARDLKENSGKQSVVLSFKDSKKDRSAYTYNMERGSSGDIQPEPWMWATDVSGGWFYRKGAKNRMSIPVMIANAMDAISKNGVVMMNVALRGDGTLPENQAAYLVAFGEVLKTTGEGIYGTRPWKTYGEGPLQIKTGRQGENIKPYSQQDIRFTRKDDKIYAFVLSTPTKDIAIKTLKKGGLLEEEITSVSLLGSDEPIKWTRDATSLKIGLPKSLPNQPIAGFRISLKLKPTTNHHD, encoded by the coding sequence ATGAAAATACCAATCACAACGATGTCTGCACTGTGCCTCCTCGGAGCAACGGCATTAGCCGCAGAGATTAAACCCACCTGGGAATCGCTTGCGAAAAATTACCATGTTCCCGAATGGTTTCAGGACGGTAAGATCGGGGTTTGGACCCACTGGGGGGTTCCGTCGGCGATCGATGAGAACCGACCCAATGACGGCTCGCATTACGGTCGTCGCATGTATGGCCCGAACGCTGGAGAGACGGGCGGACAACTGAAGATGTCCGAGGAACTCGCCAAATTCCACACAATACGCTACGGCCCACCGAGCGAGTTTGGCTACGAGAAGCTGGTGCCGCTGTTAAAGGCTGAAAAATGGGACCCCGATGCACTGGTGAGGTTTTTCAAAGACAACGGAGCCCGCTTCGTCATGCCGGTCGCCACCCATCACGACAACTTTGATATGTATGACTCCATCCACCCATGGAACTCGGTTGCGATGGGGCCAAAGCGCGACACGCTTAAGGAGTGGAAACAGGCAGCCGTCAAACACGGGTTGAAGTTTGGCGTTTCCACCCACCTTTACTGGTCGCCACGCTTCTTTAATAACGCGCGAAAGTACCAGAAGGAGGGGACGCTGGCGTGGAAGCTTTTCAACATGGACTACGATCCCAAGGGATACTCGAAACAGGACAGCTGGAACCAGCACTGGTATGATCGTTGTTGGGATGTGATCGAAAAGTATGACCCCGACATGTTTAACGTCGATTCACCCTATCCTACCCTCAAAACAGGCAAGGGCTTGGGTGTTAAACTCTTCACTGATTTTATTGCCCGCGATCTTAAAGAGAACAGCGGTAAGCAGTCGGTGGTGCTGTCCTTCAAGGATTCGAAAAAAGACAGATCCGCCTACACCTACAACATGGAGCGGGGCAGCTCCGGGGACATCCAGCCCGAGCCGTGGATGTGGGCGACCGATGTCTCCGGTGGCTGGTTCTACCGCAAAGGAGCAAAAAACCGGATGAGTATTCCGGTGATGATTGCCAATGCCATGGATGCGATCAGTAAAAACGGCGTGGTTATGATGAATGTTGCTCTGCGTGGTGATGGCACCTTGCCCGAAAACCAGGCCGCTTATCTGGTCGCTTTTGGAGAGGTGCTGAAAACCACCGGCGAGGGTATCTACGGCACCCGCCCATGGAAGACGTATGGCGAGGGGCCGCTCCAAATCAAGACGGGACGGCAGGGCGAGAACATTAAACCCTACTCCCAGCAGGACATCCGGTTCACCCGAAAAGACGACAAGATCTACGCATTTGTTCTGTCGACACCGACCAAGGACATCGCCATCAAGACTTTGAAAAAAGGGGGGCTTCTAGAGGAGGAAATAACCAGCGTTTCTCTGTTGGGAAGCGATGAGCCGATCAAGTGGACGCGTGACGCCACCAGCCTGAAGATCGGTCTTCCCAAGTCTTTGCCAAACCAGCCGATCGCCGGATTCCGTATTTCTCTCAAATTAAAACCAACCACGAACCATCACGACTAA
- a CDS encoding alpha-L-fucosidase, with translation MKIYTTLLSTTLLLTTLAPLHATELIPETDAAYQKRMQWFTDAQFGLFIHYGVYSTLGGEWKGKTVPKYAEWIQRGGNITPEEYIPLAANFRPDKLDADQWVKTAKEAGMKYMVITSKHHEGFCLWDSAHTKYDLGEATEFNRDILGELKAACDKHGLKFGTYYSIIDWNHPSQRSKQATNQPPMKDKAAYVAYMKAQLKELIDRYDPAIMWFDGDWARWWTMEDGIDLYNYLRKLSPNMIINNRVAKRAQFKKDYGTPEQQTPGGALDHVWEACWTVNHSWGYKKSDTKWKDINTLVQKQIDINAKGGNLLLNVGPYADGSWPQGSTDLLLQMGKWNKAHAEAVYDTDYVDLPAQNWGAVAQSKSSNADAGEIFAYVFDWPKNGKLIVDGLAAGEIKALTYDGKPLASSATKGGLEVDLSSTTPEPQATVIRIKYSGGRKAADASSIDLGLKGNELSLLAKDAKLSGKANKLENNAYIGYWTDSSDTATWTLNVPAPGKYTVKLLYSCDKRYAGSSAQLTVAGKTLSTLVTPTKGWKHFELMEMGDVNLDQVGDTRCTLGFGPKKGKALFNLKLVLFVPQAE, from the coding sequence ATGAAAATATACACCACACTTCTTTCCACCACCTTGCTTTTAACCACCTTGGCACCACTGCACGCGACTGAACTCATACCAGAAACCGATGCCGCCTATCAGAAGCGCATGCAGTGGTTTACGGACGCACAGTTCGGACTGTTTATCCACTACGGTGTCTATTCGACCCTGGGCGGCGAATGGAAAGGTAAAACGGTACCTAAATACGCGGAATGGATTCAGCGCGGGGGGAATATCACACCCGAGGAATACATCCCGCTGGCGGCGAATTTTCGCCCCGACAAACTTGATGCCGACCAATGGGTAAAGACGGCCAAGGAGGCCGGGATGAAGTACATGGTCATCACCAGTAAACACCACGAAGGCTTCTGCCTCTGGGACAGTGCTCACACCAAGTATGACCTTGGCGAAGCGACTGAATTCAATCGCGATATTCTCGGGGAATTAAAAGCCGCGTGCGATAAACACGGCCTCAAGTTCGGCACCTATTACTCGATCATCGACTGGAATCATCCATCCCAGCGCAGCAAGCAGGCGACCAACCAGCCGCCAATGAAGGACAAGGCGGCTTATGTGGCTTACATGAAGGCACAGCTCAAAGAACTCATCGACCGCTACGATCCCGCCATCATGTGGTTTGATGGTGATTGGGCGAGATGGTGGACAATGGAAGACGGCATTGATCTTTACAATTACCTGCGCAAACTAAGCCCTAACATGATCATCAACAACCGGGTTGCTAAACGGGCGCAGTTTAAAAAGGACTACGGCACACCCGAACAACAAACACCGGGAGGGGCCTTGGATCACGTCTGGGAGGCCTGCTGGACGGTCAACCACTCCTGGGGGTATAAAAAGAGCGATACCAAGTGGAAGGACATCAATACCCTGGTGCAAAAGCAAATCGATATCAACGCCAAGGGCGGGAACCTCCTGCTTAATGTCGGTCCTTACGCCGATGGCTCCTGGCCTCAGGGGTCGACCGATCTTCTGCTGCAAATGGGTAAGTGGAACAAGGCCCATGCGGAAGCGGTATATGACACCGACTACGTTGACCTGCCTGCCCAAAACTGGGGAGCCGTCGCACAGTCGAAGTCCTCCAATGCCGACGCCGGTGAAATATTCGCCTATGTGTTTGACTGGCCGAAAAACGGCAAGCTGATCGTCGATGGCCTCGCTGCCGGTGAGATCAAGGCGTTGACTTACGATGGTAAACCACTCGCCTCATCAGCCACTAAAGGAGGCCTTGAGGTCGACCTCTCCTCGACCACTCCCGAGCCACAGGCGACGGTCATACGCATCAAATATAGCGGTGGTAGGAAAGCCGCTGACGCATCATCAATCGATCTGGGCCTCAAAGGAAACGAGCTGAGCCTGTTGGCAAAGGATGCCAAGTTGAGTGGCAAGGCCAACAAGCTTGAAAACAACGCATACATTGGCTACTGGACGGACAGCTCCGATACGGCGACGTGGACGCTGAATGTGCCTGCTCCCGGGAAATACACAGTGAAGCTCCTTTACTCCTGCGACAAACGCTACGCAGGCAGCAGCGCGCAACTCACCGTTGCAGGTAAGACACTAAGCACGCTGGTAACGCCAACGAAAGGTTGGAAACATTTCGAGTTGATGGAAATGGGCGATGTCAACCTGGACCAGGTGGGTGACACCAGGTGCACGCTTGGTTTTGGACCGAAAAAAGGGAAGGCCCTATTCAATTTGAAGCTGGTTCTGTTTGTCCCGCAGGCTGAATAA
- a CDS encoding sulfatase-like hydrolase/transferase, which yields MNLSHIIPMSARTIMFGIFLAVTGHAEEKAKPNFVVFIADDMGWGDSATYGHPLIKTPNLDKLASQGVKLTQCYSACGVCSPSRAAILTGRTPYRNGVWRHLSGNHEAHLRASEITYLELLKGIGYETCHVGKWHLNSKQQFNNPRFPQPGDHGYDYWLYTHNNASPSHKNPDNFVRNGKPVGKIEGYSAQIVASEAAHWLENIHDPKKPFALSVWVHEPHSPIATDSQFSALYNGHKNSKYMGNISQMDHALGQVMAALDKAGVSENTFVFFTSDNGPVQRYGGTTGGLRGGKRSSYEGGIRVPGVVRWPKHVKEGTTSDIPVIGSDVFSTILAITGIPQPTDRTIDGVSMLPALAGKPVTRKVPLFWRTHVSGANDRLALRIGDWKIISNDEMNKFQLYEVQKDAKEENDLAKKMPEKTDEMKKALFQVWQGIEAEGPKEWWLGERNKPGKGAKLNY from the coding sequence ATGAATCTATCACACATCATTCCAATGAGTGCGCGAACCATCATGTTCGGCATTTTTCTTGCCGTCACCGGTCATGCTGAGGAAAAAGCAAAACCCAACTTTGTCGTCTTCATCGCTGATGACATGGGGTGGGGGGATTCCGCTACCTACGGTCACCCACTGATCAAAACGCCTAATCTCGATAAGCTGGCGTCCCAGGGAGTGAAACTCACCCAGTGTTACTCGGCTTGCGGTGTGTGTTCACCATCGCGTGCCGCCATCCTAACAGGAAGAACCCCGTATCGCAATGGTGTCTGGCGGCATCTTTCTGGAAACCATGAAGCCCATCTGCGGGCAAGCGAGATTACCTACCTTGAGTTACTCAAGGGCATTGGGTATGAAACCTGTCACGTCGGAAAATGGCACCTCAATTCAAAACAGCAGTTTAATAACCCCCGGTTCCCGCAACCGGGAGACCACGGCTACGACTACTGGCTATACACCCACAACAACGCCAGCCCAAGCCACAAGAACCCGGATAATTTTGTCCGTAACGGAAAACCTGTCGGCAAAATAGAGGGGTATTCCGCGCAAATCGTCGCTTCCGAAGCGGCACATTGGTTGGAAAATATCCACGATCCCAAAAAGCCGTTCGCGCTTTCGGTTTGGGTGCACGAACCGCACTCGCCGATTGCCACGGACTCCCAGTTTTCAGCTCTCTACAACGGCCACAAAAACAGCAAATACATGGGCAATATCAGCCAGATGGATCACGCCCTGGGACAGGTGATGGCGGCACTGGATAAAGCCGGTGTCAGCGAGAATACATTTGTGTTTTTCACATCCGACAACGGTCCGGTTCAGCGTTACGGAGGAACAACGGGAGGTTTGCGAGGAGGCAAGCGCAGTAGTTACGAAGGCGGCATCCGCGTGCCAGGAGTCGTGCGATGGCCTAAGCATGTCAAAGAGGGCACCACCAGTGACATCCCGGTGATCGGGTCGGATGTGTTTTCCACCATCCTGGCGATCACGGGAATACCGCAACCCACCGATCGCACCATCGATGGTGTCAGCATGCTTCCGGCGCTGGCCGGTAAGCCCGTGACACGAAAAGTCCCGCTATTCTGGCGAACCCACGTCTCCGGTGCCAATGACCGCTTAGCTCTGCGCATCGGCGATTGGAAAATCATCAGCAACGATGAGATGAACAAATTCCAGCTCTATGAAGTTCAGAAAGATGCCAAAGAGGAGAATGACCTCGCCAAAAAAATGCCTGAAAAAACCGATGAGATGAAAAAAGCTCTCTTTCAAGTCTGGCAAGGCATCGAAGCCGAGGGCCCCAAGGAATGGTGGTTGGGCGAGCGGAATAAGCCGGGGAAAGGCGCTAAACTAAATTACTAA
- a CDS encoding alpha-L-fucosidase — protein MKITMKYGMLTLAALACASLSHAAEPTKPTQRADSCVILDARLAKAGQGNLAWEFELTHPGTYTVQLVVETEAAKSAHTGTVTINGTPLSRKLQKAYIIEDGLVSEFDQPAVLTETGKQTITVNSNIAVKKVRLVPQGYTKSRIYISSDKYYQPWLKMHQSAEKVAAMNWYKQSRFGMFIHWGVYSEAAGSWKGTPIEKGQGPKVAEWIMYAFKISREEYRAYARNFNPDKSFASIIAKLAKDTGMKYVVITAKHHDGFALFDSAYSTLDITDATDYQGDLVKELYDACQAEGVEFGVYYSHGKDWGEGGDSNYAKVKAHNDQFGVYTRPNGINLWDPSADAYTDYLENKAYAQVAELVGKLPKLKLIWFDGDGLITEAQAFRFYKMVYDLNPGIIINRRVGYDFGDYVDAGDNKTPAANELAAKHFETCGTANHSWGFKAHDHQWKSTNQLLRNFVDIVSKGGNYLLNIGPDGKGKVPEPCVKNLQEMGTWVKTNADAIFGTTRWTTFREGVIHTKTPKSLVTEFWFSARGDKVYAMSLAPAPPQIRILALNESAGKVTGLRLLGSDKSIQWKQTDESLEVDLTGVTTSSHGYVLEVILK, from the coding sequence ATGAAAATCACGATGAAATACGGGATGCTGACATTGGCTGCCTTGGCATGTGCGAGCCTGTCTCACGCTGCGGAGCCCACCAAGCCCACGCAACGAGCCGACAGCTGTGTCATCCTGGATGCCAGGCTGGCCAAGGCGGGGCAGGGGAACCTGGCTTGGGAATTCGAGCTAACCCACCCCGGCACCTACACGGTGCAGTTGGTCGTGGAGACAGAGGCTGCTAAAAGTGCACACACTGGCACGGTGACGATCAACGGAACTCCGTTGAGCAGGAAGTTGCAGAAAGCCTACATCATCGAGGACGGCCTGGTTTCCGAGTTTGACCAGCCCGCAGTTCTCACAGAGACGGGTAAACAGACGATTACCGTGAACTCGAACATTGCCGTCAAAAAAGTGCGCCTGGTCCCGCAAGGATACACCAAGAGTAGGATATACATCAGTTCTGACAAATACTATCAGCCATGGCTGAAGATGCACCAATCGGCTGAAAAGGTGGCGGCGATGAATTGGTATAAGCAGTCGCGTTTCGGCATGTTCATCCACTGGGGCGTCTACTCGGAAGCCGCGGGAAGCTGGAAGGGGACACCGATCGAAAAAGGGCAGGGGCCGAAGGTGGCGGAGTGGATTATGTATGCGTTTAAAATCTCACGGGAGGAATACCGCGCATACGCCAGGAATTTCAATCCGGATAAATCCTTCGCCTCGATCATCGCCAAACTCGCTAAGGACACCGGCATGAAATACGTCGTGATCACCGCGAAACATCACGACGGCTTTGCGTTGTTTGACTCGGCGTACTCGACCTTGGATATCACCGATGCCACCGATTACCAGGGCGATCTGGTCAAAGAGCTCTACGATGCCTGCCAGGCGGAGGGTGTCGAGTTCGGTGTCTATTATTCCCACGGCAAAGACTGGGGCGAAGGCGGCGACAGCAATTATGCCAAGGTCAAAGCGCATAACGACCAGTTCGGTGTCTATACGCGTCCCAACGGTATCAACCTCTGGGACCCCAGCGCCGATGCCTACACCGACTATCTCGAAAACAAGGCCTACGCGCAGGTCGCGGAGCTGGTTGGGAAATTGCCGAAACTGAAACTGATCTGGTTTGATGGAGACGGTTTGATCACCGAAGCCCAGGCGTTCCGGTTTTACAAAATGGTCTATGACCTGAACCCAGGTATCATCATCAACCGCCGGGTGGGCTACGACTTTGGTGATTATGTGGATGCCGGCGACAATAAGACACCCGCTGCCAACGAACTGGCGGCCAAGCATTTTGAAACCTGTGGCACCGCCAATCACTCCTGGGGATTCAAGGCGCACGACCACCAATGGAAAAGCACCAACCAGCTGCTCCGCAACTTCGTTGATATCGTTTCCAAAGGCGGCAACTATCTGCTTAACATCGGTCCCGACGGCAAAGGGAAAGTCCCGGAGCCCTGTGTCAAAAATCTCCAGGAAATGGGCACTTGGGTGAAAACCAATGCGGATGCCATTTTTGGCACAACACGGTGGACGACTTTCCGTGAAGGTGTTATACATACTAAAACCCCCAAGTCGTTAGTCACGGAGTTCTGGTTCAGCGCCAGGGGTGACAAGGTCTACGCCATGTCACTGGCTCCAGCTCCCCCGCAAATACGCATTCTAGCGCTCAACGAATCCGCCGGTAAGGTCACGGGGCTCCGCCTGCTGGGTAGCGATAAGTCGATCCAATGGAAACAAACAGATGAGTCCCTGGAAGTTGATTTGACAGGAGTAACTACGAGCAGCCATGGCTATGTGCTGGAAGTCATTCTAAAGTAG
- a CDS encoding arylsulfatase, which translates to MKYIYICLLSLLLVHTTQAASLAGSKPNIILVMTDDQGIGDLSCMGNQVVQTPNIDAFYQKSTRFTDFQVSPTCAPTRAAIMSGRPPFKVGVTHTIFQRERMALDVFTLPQALKTAGYATGIFGKWHLGDGDAYLPGNRGFDEVLIHGAGGIGQVNLGDFPPNGKNSYFDNTLLHNKTIVQTEGFCTDLFFRAGLAWIKKQHAAKQAYFAYISLNAPHAPMNAPERNKKRFLDLGYDKGTAGRYGMIENIDENFGLLMDKLTEWNALENTLVIFMTDNGATHLSGKLNGNKVRHFNANMKGGKNSPNEGGTHVPAFWYWKGKLGEGVDIKKLTAHLDLFPTFCELAGAVLPDKTQPLDGRSLVPLLTAPQSSWPDRELFIHCGRWNAGKREDSKFKKCAVRTSKWRFVNNKELYDIAADPGETKDVSAQYPEVIAKLRKSYDQWWASALPLMVNEGLPKLKEHPLHLRYEKQKNDGGIPHWKPAEL; encoded by the coding sequence ATGAAATATATCTACATCTGCTTGCTTAGCCTCCTGCTTGTCCACACCACACAAGCAGCATCTCTTGCAGGTTCCAAACCTAACATCATCCTGGTCATGACCGACGACCAGGGGATCGGGGACCTTTCCTGCATGGGGAATCAGGTCGTGCAAACGCCCAACATCGATGCCTTTTACCAGAAATCGACTCGTTTTACCGACTTCCAGGTCAGCCCCACCTGTGCGCCCACCCGCGCCGCCATCATGAGTGGCCGGCCACCTTTCAAGGTCGGGGTCACACACACCATTTTCCAACGTGAACGTATGGCGCTGGATGTGTTTACACTGCCACAGGCATTGAAAACCGCTGGTTACGCGACCGGTATCTTTGGCAAATGGCACCTGGGTGACGGCGATGCATATCTTCCCGGGAACCGGGGATTCGATGAGGTGCTCATTCACGGTGCCGGGGGAATCGGGCAGGTGAATCTTGGCGATTTTCCTCCTAACGGAAAAAACAGCTACTTCGATAACACTTTATTACACAACAAAACCATCGTGCAGACCGAGGGGTTTTGTACGGACTTGTTCTTTCGCGCTGGCTTGGCGTGGATCAAAAAGCAACACGCCGCGAAGCAAGCGTATTTCGCCTATATTTCACTGAATGCGCCGCATGCTCCGATGAATGCGCCCGAACGCAATAAAAAGCGGTTTCTTGATCTGGGATACGACAAGGGAACCGCCGGACGTTATGGCATGATTGAAAACATCGATGAAAACTTCGGTCTGCTGATGGATAAGTTGACCGAATGGAATGCCTTGGAAAACACCCTCGTCATTTTTATGACCGACAACGGAGCAACCCACCTGAGTGGGAAACTCAATGGAAATAAAGTGCGTCATTTCAACGCAAATATGAAGGGTGGGAAAAACAGCCCTAACGAAGGCGGGACACACGTGCCTGCCTTTTGGTATTGGAAAGGAAAGTTGGGAGAAGGTGTCGACATCAAGAAACTAACCGCGCATCTCGATCTTTTCCCCACGTTTTGCGAGCTGGCAGGCGCGGTGTTACCAGACAAGACACAGCCTCTCGACGGGCGCTCGCTCGTGCCGCTACTCACAGCCCCCCAGTCATCCTGGCCGGACCGTGAACTCTTTATTCACTGCGGCCGATGGAACGCCGGGAAGAGGGAGGATTCCAAGTTTAAAAAATGCGCTGTCCGGACCAGCAAGTGGCGCTTTGTAAACAACAAAGAGCTTTACGATATTGCAGCCGATCCGGGAGAGACCAAGGATGTCTCAGCACAATATCCGGAGGTCATCGCCAAACTCCGGAAGTCCTACGACCAATGGTGGGCTTCTGCGCTGCCGTTGATGGTCAATGAGGGTTTGCCTAAGTTGAAGGAACACCCACTGCATCTGCGATATGAAAAGCAGAAGAACGACGGGGGGATTCCCCATTGGAAACCTGCGGAGTTGTAA